In the Helianthus annuus cultivar XRQ/B chromosome 11, HanXRQr2.0-SUNRISE, whole genome shotgun sequence genome, one interval contains:
- the LOC110867727 gene encoding probable magnesium transporter NIPA4, which produces MASHSWKDAYRGMSSDNIKGLVLALSSSLFIGASFIVKKKGLKKAGASGVRAGVGGYSYLYEPLWWVGLITMIVGEIANFVAYAFAPAILVTPLGALSIIISAVLAHIILREKLHIFGILGCVLCVVGSTTIVLHAPQERPIESVTEVWDLATEPAFVLYAALVLIAVFVIIFHYIPMYGQTHIMCYIGVCSLVGSLSVMSVKAIGIALKLTLSGMNQLVYPQTWAFTLIVVLCIITQMNYLNKALDTFNTAVVSPIYYVMFTSLTILASVIMFKDWDGQNPSQIITELCGFVTILSGTFLLHKTKDMVDGQIPLSVRSAKHMDDEKDATDDESIPLTLRRQETMRSP; this is translated from the exons ATGGCCTCACACAGCTGGAAAGATGCTTATAGAGGAATGTCTTCTGATAATATTAAAGGGTTGGTTCTAGCATTGTCTTCTAGCTTGTTTATTGGGGCTAGCTTTATTGTTAAGAAAAAAGGGCTCAAGAAAGCAGGGGCATCTGGTGTTAGAGCAG GAGTTGGAGGATATTCATACTTATACGAGCCTCTATGGTGGGTAGGCTTGATAACGA TGATCGTCGGGGAAATTGCAAATTTTGTAGCTTATGCATTTGCACCAGCTATTCTGGTGACTCCACTAGGGGCACTCAGCATTATTATCAG CGCTGTACTTGCACATATAATATTACGAGAAAAGCTACACATTTTTGGAATTCTTGGTTGTGTTCTATGCGTTGTGGGGTCCACCACAATCGTTCTACATGCTCCTCAGGAACGTCCTATTGAATCTGTGACAGAAGTATGGGATCTTGCTACCGAGCCAG CTTTTGTTCTATATGCAGCATTGGTGTTGATAGCtgtttttgtaattatatttcACTACATACCAATGTATGGTCAAACACACATAATGTGCTACATTGGTGTTTGTTCGCTAGTAGGCTCTTTATCA GTGATGAGTGTGAAAGCTATCGGCATTGCTTTGAAGCTTACATTATCAGGAATGAATCAGCTTGTATATCCCCAAACATGGGCCTTTACCCTCATTGTTGTGCTTTGTATCATCACCCAAATGAATTATTTAAATAAG GCACTTGATACCTTCAATACGGCGGTTGTCTCACCCATATACTATGTTATGTTCACATCTCTTACAATCTTGGCGAGTGTGATCATGTTCAAG GATTGGGATGGGCAAAATCCTTCACAGATTATAACGGAACTATGCGGCTTTGTGACAATCCTTTCTGGAACGTTTCTTCTTCACAAAACCAAAGACATGGTTGATG GTCAAATACCTCTGTCAGTACGATCTGCAAAGCATATGGATGATGAGAAAGACGCTACAGATGATGAAAGCATCCCGTTGACGTTGAGACGACAGGAGACTATGAGGTCTCCATAA